GGGCGACTATAGCAGATGGAACCGTAATGGGCCATAGGGAGTTTGATGGAGTTTTAAGTGAAGGTATGATGCTCTCGGCAGAGGAGATCGGGCTGCCGGATATAGCTGACGAATTCGGCATTTTGAGACTCCCAAAAGACGAAAAGTTGGGGAGGGACGTAAGAGAAGTCCTTGGCTTGGACGATTACGTACTGGATATTTCCATAACACCAAGCAGAGGAGATCTTTTGAGTGTGAGAGGACTTGCCAAGGAGGTCTCAGCCATATTGGATATCCCAATGAAGGAGCTTGATGCAAGTATTAGTCAAGAAAGCTTGGGTAACGAGATCCTGAAAGAGTTTAAGGGAATAACCTTAAAAGATGATGGTTGTTCCGTTTACGCTTTGGGCTTTGCGGACAACGTTAGAATAGCTCCTTCTCCTATCAGGGAGCGGGTTAAGTTGTCTCTTTTGGGTATGCGTCCCATAAACAACGTCGTTGATGCTACCAACTTGGTTATGCTCTATCTAGGCCAGCCCCTGCATGCTTTCGACTATGACCTTCTGCCCGATAAGGAGATCACCGTTAGATGTGCTTACGATGGTGAGAAAATAGTGACCCTTGATGGAAAGGAAAGACATCTAACTCCGGAGGATCTTCTGATAACCAGTGGAGGTATCCCGGTGGCTCTAGCAGGAGTGATGGGTGGAGAGAACACCGAGATAAACGAAAACACGAAAAGAATAGCCCTGGAATCTGCTAATTTTGATTCCATAAGGGTGAGCAAGACGTATAGACGACTTGGCCTTCCCAGCGAAGCCGCTTATAGGTTTGCGAGAAAGGTGGATCCAGCGAAAGTTTCAATTGCCTTACATAAGACCTTTGAGTACCTGAGTAAATGGGGAGCAGCCCGTCCTCTTGGAGAGATCTTGGAGAGATTAGGCGATGAAAAGCCCCGATACGTAGAGCTGACAAAGAAAAAATTAAAGAAAGTTTTGTTGTTGGAAGATATGGATTTAGCTTCTGACATTTTGGGCCGGTTAGGTTTTGTAGAGACTTCCAGGGATGAAGATAAGAGGATCTTTCAGGTTCCTAGCTTCCGTCCAGATATATCGATAGAGGAAGACCTCATTGAGGAGGTTGGCAGGATATGGGGGTACGACAAGATGGAGTCGCGCCTACCTGCCGTTACCCGGAAGCCCGGGGATATTACGGAAAGAATGCGAACGGAACGTCAATTGAGAAATGTCGCGATGGGGCGCGGGTACGTGGAGGTAATAACGTATAGTTTTGTGTCACCAGACATGCTTAGAACGTTGAGAATTCCCGATAATAGTGTATTGGCCAGCTATGTGGCTTTGTCCAACCCTCTGAGCAGGGATCAGTCCATAATGAGAACTTCTCTGGCTTTCGGCCTGGTGAAAGCGGCTGTTGCAAACATAAGAAACGGTTGGAGAAAACCCATAAGGATGTTTGAGATAGGTAAGGTTTTCCATCTGGAAGAAGGAACTGAGCTGGGCGTTAGGGAGCACCTCCGCCTGGGAGGTATAGTATGCCCTGGGAAAGACCCTCGTTCCGTGTGGGAAAAACAGGAAGATGACTTCTTTTCGGTTAAGGCTGATATCGTTGCCTTGGCTGAAGCCAGGGGCGTCTCCTTGGAGTTCGTCAAAGGTGAATATCCGTTTGGACATAGGGGACAAACTGCTCATATACTTTACGGTGACCAAACAATAGGGTATTTGTGCAGGCTCAAACCAAAGATAGCAGAAGAGCTATCTCTCCCTGAACCGGTCCTTTTGTTTGAAGTGGATCTTGAGGTACTTGAGAGATCAAAAGCCCGTAGCTTTGGGAAAGCTGACAAATATCCGGCCGTTTATAGGGATATATCTATCCTCATTGACAAGGATACGACAGTCCAGAAGGTTAAAGAGGACATAAAGGGTTTGGCGTCTCAATATGTAAGAAGCATAAGGTTGTTCGATGTGTATGAAGGAAAGGGAGTCCCTGAAGGCAAGGTTAGTGTGGCATTTACATTGGAATACCGTTCTGAGGAAGTTACCCTTCGCGACGAAGAAGTGGATAGAGCTCATATGGACTTAAGGAAAGCCTTGCAGAAAAAGGGTTACGTTTTGCGCTAAGGAGGGAATTTTTATGCAGGAACATCTTGTCAACCTTGAAAGTCTTGTGGAGAGAGTGACAAAACGGATCAATGAGCTGATGGAAGAAAACAGGCAGTTGAAAGAGGAAATAGAGTTACACAGGGAGATTTTGGAGGAAAAGGACAGAGAAGTAGAGGCAATAAGAGAGGAGCACAGGAGGGTTCTAGAAGAAAAAGAAAAGGAACTTTCTAGCCTCAGGTCAGTGCAAAAGGAAACGGAGGAAAGGATAAAGGCCCTGTTGGAGAAGATAAAAGAAGCTGTGATGGAGTAGGGCGTTAATTCGGTTTTAGTGGAAAGCGAAAAGAGCGGCTTTCAGGAGGGAGGCAACCCAATTGCAGGGAGAAGTTCGGCGGGTTAATGTTCTTGTAGGTAAAAAGACGTATTCCATTCTGACTCGACTGGATGAGCAAAAGTTCAAAGCGGTGTTGAGCATCGTTAAAGAAGCAGTTGAAAGCGTCGAAAGCTCCGTTGATCAGGAACAGAGGTTGCTTTTGGGTTGCCTCAAAATGGCTTACAAAATAGAGGAAGTTACAAGAAAATTGGAAGAAGCTTTAAAAGAGCGAGCGTAATAGATATGAGCATAGCGTTTACAGTAGATTTAATAGTGCTTTTCATGACGGTGTATTTTGTGTCTCGAGGTCTATTGCGCGGTTTGTCTGGAGAGATAATTTCCATCCTTTCCGTAGTAGGAGGTTTCTTGTTTGCATGGTATGCTTCGGGGCACGCTGCGGAGTTTCTAGTGCAGATGTTTGCCCTGGATGCAGGCTATGCACGGATTTTGTGCCTCTTTTTGATTTATATTATTTGTCTTCTTGTCGGAGGAATCCTTAAAAGGGTAGTAAAGGCTTTTCTCCGCATTGTTAGCTTATCATTTGTGGACAGAATCCTTGGTGGAGTTGCAGGCCTTGTAAAAAGCACGGTGTTTCTGCTGTTGTTATTTATGTTGTCATCTTTTGTGGTGCCGTTTACCGGAGACTACTGGGTCAAAAAGTCTGTGTCCATGAACATCGCGGAGGTTATTTTGCCGTACGTACAGGATTTGATGAGTAAGGTTGATCCTAAAGAATGGAATACGATCTCGATATATAAAGAATTTTGGAAGGGCGAAGGCATATTGCTCCAAGAGTCCCCAGCAGAAGACAGCTATAAGGAAGTTCAACAAGAAGGTGACGGATAAAAGCAGTGAAGACAGACGCAAAAACCCTCCAACTAGTTGATATACCTAAAGTTTTGGAACTTATAGAAAAAGAGTGCAGAAGCCCATTGGGTGTTTTATGCCTTAGAGAACAAGAACCTTTACCTTCCATTCAGCATGTGGAAGAAAGGCAGGCTCTATTTGTTTCTTTCTGCAAATACGAAGACGTATGCGGCAGGTTGCCCTGGGAGAAGGACCTTAACCCTTTGGGTAGATTGTTTGAAGACGCGAAGGTCTCAGGTCTTCTAAGTGGAGTGGAGCTAGTCCATATAAGAAACATGGTGGGCTTGGCAATAAGAATAAAAGATGTTGTTTCAGACAGGAAGGATGCTTTCGCGGAGCTCTATTCCCTTACGAGAAGAATACCTGATTTGAGTGAGTTGTTCGATGATTTGCATGTTTTGGCTGACGATGGAAGACTTTACGATAGGGCTTCGGAGCTTTTGGGGAGACTGCGATCCGCCCATAGAGATTATGCTGCAAAAGCTAGGAAAGCAGCCCAAAACCTTGTGTCCAACCCGTCCGTATCCAGCATGCTCCAAGATAAAAACGTGCATTACCGCAAAGGGCGAATAGTCCTTTTGGTAAGGCAGGAAAATTTGCATAAGTTCAGAGGCATAGTAATAGACCGATCATCCAGCGGTAATAGCCTTTATATGGAGCCAGAAGGTTTGATAGAGATAAACAACAGGGTATCGATCCTGGAGAAGGAAATAGAGGAGGAAGAAAGGAGAATTTTGCGGAGCCTAACTCGTAAAGTCTTGATGAAGCAGAAGCTCCTGGAAAGAACCGAACAAGTGCTGGGCCTTTTGGATCTTATGTATGCCTTGAGGGAGGTGGCGAGAAAAGACCGTTGGTCCCTTCCGTTGATGAAGAATTCTCCCATGTTGAAATTGAAAGGCGCTAGGCACCCCCTATTGGGTAAACAGTGCGTGCCCATAGATATATTTTGTGGTACCTCGTTTAAGCAGCTGATAATAACGGGGCCAAACACCGGGGGTAAGACGGTGGCCCTAAAGACAGTGGCTGTTTCGTTATATCTTGGCTGGTGTGGTTTTCCTGTTCCCTGTAAAGAGGGTACTGAAATAGGCGATATCGATTGGATGTTGGCGGATATTGGAGATGAACAGAGC
The DNA window shown above is from Thermovirga lienii DSM 17291 and carries:
- a CDS encoding hypothetical protein (KEGG: aco:Amico_0712 hypothetical protein~SPTR: Putative uncharacterized protein), which codes for MQGEVRRVNVLVGKKTYSILTRLDEQKFKAVLSIVKEAVESVESSVDQEQRLLLGCLKMAYKIEEVTRKLEEALKERA
- a CDS encoding phenylalanyl-tRNA synthetase beta subunit (PFAM: tRNA synthetase B5 domain; B3/4 domain; Ferredoxin-fold anticodon binding domain; Putative tRNA binding domain~TIGRFAM: phenylalanyl-tRNA synthetase, beta subunit, non-spirochete bacterial~COGs: COG0072 Phenylalanyl-tRNA synthetase beta subunit~InterProIPR004532: IPR002547: IPR005121: IPR005146: IPR 005147~KEGG: aco:Amico_0710 phenylalanyl-tRNA synthetase, beta subunit~PFAM: B3/4 domain protein; t-RNA-binding domain-containing protein; tRNA synthetase B5; ferredoxin-fold anticodon-binding~SPTR: Phenylalanyl-tRNA synthetase, beta subunit;~TIGRFAM: phenylalanyl-tRNA synthetase, beta subunit), whose product is MKISWNWLREELKIDVDEVEQVAERLTETGSEVEAVERPVPLLKGVVTARVKRIEPHPSNANLLVARLDTGMGEATCVTAAKNLKDDDVVPYAALGATIADGTVMGHREFDGVLSEGMMLSAEEIGLPDIADEFGILRLPKDEKLGRDVREVLGLDDYVLDISITPSRGDLLSVRGLAKEVSAILDIPMKELDASISQESLGNEILKEFKGITLKDDGCSVYALGFADNVRIAPSPIRERVKLSLLGMRPINNVVDATNLVMLYLGQPLHAFDYDLLPDKEITVRCAYDGEKIVTLDGKERHLTPEDLLITSGGIPVALAGVMGGENTEINENTKRIALESANFDSIRVSKTYRRLGLPSEAAYRFARKVDPAKVSIALHKTFEYLSKWGAARPLGEILERLGDEKPRYVELTKKKLKKVLLLEDMDLASDILGRLGFVETSRDEDKRIFQVPSFRPDISIEEDLIEEVGRIWGYDKMESRLPAVTRKPGDITERMRTERQLRNVAMGRGYVEVITYSFVSPDMLRTLRIPDNSVLASYVALSNPLSRDQSIMRTSLAFGLVKAAVANIRNGWRKPIRMFEIGKVFHLEEGTELGVREHLRLGGIVCPGKDPRSVWEKQEDDFFSVKADIVALAEARGVSLEFVKGEYPFGHRGQTAHILYGDQTIGYLCRLKPKIAEELSLPEPVLLFEVDLEVLERSKARSFGKADKYPAVYRDISILIDKDTTVQKVKEDIKGLASQYVRSIRLFDVYEGKGVPEGKVSVAFTLEYRSEEVTLRDEEVDRAHMDLRKALQKKGYVLR
- a CDS encoding Colicin V production protein (PFAM: Colicin V production protein~COGs: COG1286 membrane protein required for colicin V production~InterPro IPR003825~KEGG: aco:Amico_0713 colicin V production protein~PFAM: Colicin V production protein~SPTR: Colicin V production protein) is translated as MSIAFTVDLIVLFMTVYFVSRGLLRGLSGEIISILSVVGGFLFAWYASGHAAEFLVQMFALDAGYARILCLFLIYIICLLVGGILKRVVKAFLRIVSLSFVDRILGGVAGLVKSTVFLLLLFMLSSFVVPFTGDYWVKKSVSMNIAEVILPYVQDLMSKVDPKEWNTISIYKEFWKGEGILLQESPAEDSYKEVQQEGDG
- a CDS encoding hypothetical protein (KEGG: pfa:PF11_0207 conserved Plasmodium protein~SPTR: Putative uncharacterized protein), whose protein sequence is MQEHLVNLESLVERVTKRINELMEENRQLKEEIELHREILEEKDREVEAIREEHRRVLEEKEKELSSLRSVQKETEERIKALLEKIKEAVME